In one window of Synechococcus sp. M16CYN DNA:
- a CDS encoding DUF296 domain-containing protein — MRPLPLKLVPGSDLRLSLESLARNEGLNGFLLGIVGNLSRAAFRCPGQSEPTVSEGDLEIITLNGTISPESVHLHLSFSDSACQVWGGHLERGTLVQKGADLLVGILNQKKPTKASISSEPRLEIAVLPGCPWCSRALRLLRSLNLPHSVTTVNDDATFANVQNRSGMRTFPQVFIDGTAIGGYDDLTMLHASGDLQALR; from the coding sequence ATGCGTCCCCTGCCACTGAAGCTTGTACCTGGCAGTGACCTACGCCTCAGTCTGGAAAGTTTGGCCCGAAACGAAGGCCTTAATGGGTTTCTACTGGGAATCGTTGGCAATCTCAGCCGCGCAGCCTTTCGATGTCCGGGGCAATCGGAGCCTACCGTTTCTGAGGGTGACTTGGAAATAATCACGCTGAACGGCACCATCAGCCCTGAATCAGTTCACCTTCACCTCAGCTTCTCCGATAGCGCCTGTCAGGTCTGGGGTGGTCACCTCGAGCGTGGCACTTTGGTGCAGAAGGGGGCTGACCTACTGGTGGGCATCCTCAATCAAAAGAAACCGACTAAAGCTTCGATCTCCAGTGAGCCTCGACTGGAGATCGCTGTTTTGCCAGGATGTCCATGGTGTAGTCGAGCTCTACGCCTGTTGCGCAGTTTGAATCTGCCCCACTCTGTGACGACAGTGAATGACGACGCGACATTTGCAAACGTCCAGAACCGTAGTGGGATGCGAACATTTCCTCAAGTGTTCATAGACGGTACAGCCATTGGTGGCTACGACGATCTCACTATGCTCCATGCCAGTGGTGATCTCCAAGCTCTCCGCTAA
- a CDS encoding DUF6737 family protein, which translates to MVISKLSAKQASQPASFWKLKPWWCQPWSIVLTGVIVIAGSWIVFHRFWISLPAAVAVGIWWCLFLILVPAAYQFNSLQDDPRL; encoded by the coding sequence GTGGTGATCTCCAAGCTCTCCGCTAAACAAGCCTCCCAACCTGCCTCTTTTTGGAAGCTCAAGCCTTGGTGGTGTCAACCTTGGTCGATCGTGTTAACGGGCGTAATCGTAATTGCTGGGTCTTGGATTGTTTTCCATCGATTTTGGATCAGTTTGCCGGCTGCTGTTGCAGTCGGCATTTGGTGGTGCCTTTTTTTGATATTAGTTCCTGCAGCTTACCAGTTCAATTCTCTGCAAGATGACCCCAGACTTTGA
- a CDS encoding rhomboid family intramembrane serine protease gives MRNWFLLPILMLVMAWTQELIDQIVFNGTWNLPMGSGLPWWRVITAPFSHSGFGHLISNSIIFLTLSWLVLTRGIRDYIFIWVAVVFVSMPIALLWPTRSHGLSGVVYGLLGYLLLVGWLEKRVGSIFLSALTFWLYGPTLIALIPGLSPANISWVSHAAGFGAGLLSALTRQERANSADSHKKY, from the coding sequence ATGCGTAATTGGTTTTTGCTACCAATTCTGATGCTGGTAATGGCCTGGACTCAAGAATTAATCGATCAAATAGTATTTAACGGAACCTGGAATTTGCCTATGGGATCAGGGTTGCCCTGGTGGAGAGTAATTACAGCACCATTTAGCCATTCTGGCTTTGGGCATCTGATTTCTAACAGCATAATTTTCTTGACTCTAAGTTGGCTAGTGTTAACGCGAGGCATCAGAGATTACATTTTTATATGGGTCGCCGTAGTGTTCGTTAGTATGCCGATTGCGCTTCTATGGCCAACCCGTAGTCATGGACTCTCCGGTGTAGTCTACGGGCTGCTCGGTTATCTGTTGCTTGTTGGTTGGCTTGAAAAAAGAGTTGGCTCCATTTTCCTAAGCGCATTAACATTTTGGCTGTATGGCCCCACACTCATAGCTCTTATTCCTGGCCTATCACCAGCAAATATAAGCTGGGTTAGCCATGCTGCTGGTTTTGGAGCTGGTCTACTATCTGCCTTGACCCGGCAAGAAAGAGCCAACAGCGCGGACTCTCATAAAAAATATTGA
- a CDS encoding AhpC/TSA family protein: MKTPKPLLNRIAQIKGMETGRKRLIIVTGQLGDFDSLEYAQVLVRRLDQLQDRGIKVQMLAIGTNIGANRFCDFTGFPRQQLEVSAIPTLHEDLELEAGLKLPGGPWLGFLLMCAGIRSPGTLQEVLRGYTGDRSAPQIFTDDDLVQALPFLTFRGNAFRCVGGDGFQRPFELATWRLRNMSEVLRHWRTYVPCDDYITQRGATYFLDVDDTLLYKYRNQSLLKYSETMATPLAFLDQYFL, translated from the coding sequence ATGAAAACACCAAAGCCATTGCTTAATCGAATTGCTCAAATTAAAGGTATGGAAACTGGCAGAAAGCGCCTTATAATTGTGACAGGGCAACTTGGCGATTTTGACTCCCTTGAATACGCCCAAGTACTCGTGCGAAGGTTAGATCAATTGCAGGATAGGGGAATCAAGGTGCAAATGCTAGCGATTGGAACTAATATTGGCGCCAATCGTTTCTGTGACTTTACCGGCTTTCCTCGCCAGCAACTAGAGGTTAGTGCTATTCCTACATTGCATGAGGACTTGGAACTTGAAGCAGGGCTGAAGCTGCCAGGGGGTCCATGGCTTGGGTTTTTATTAATGTGTGCTGGTATTAGATCACCAGGAACATTACAAGAAGTTTTGCGTGGTTACACCGGCGATCGCAGCGCACCACAAATATTTACTGACGATGATTTGGTACAGGCCTTGCCATTCTTAACATTTCGTGGAAATGCATTCCGCTGTGTAGGTGGCGACGGTTTCCAGCGGCCGTTTGAATTGGCCACTTGGCGACTTCGAAATATGAGTGAGGTTTTGAGACATTGGCGCACCTATGTGCCTTGCGATGACTACATCACCCAACGTGGCGCCACTTATTTCTTGGATGTTGACGATACTTTGTTATATAAATATCGTAACCAGAGTCTTCTCAAATACTCCGAGACAATGGCCACACCTTTAGCATTTTTGGATCAATATTTTTTATGA
- a CDS encoding transcriptional regulator, which yields MANSVCQNCGSRHFRADRSMAGRLICQGCGLAVGSRVRQTSLRQSKQPGSRSWKWILGLMVLVIILVIITG from the coding sequence GTGGCTAATAGTGTTTGCCAAAACTGTGGAAGTCGTCACTTTCGTGCAGATCGCTCTATGGCTGGTCGACTAATTTGCCAGGGTTGCGGTTTAGCCGTCGGAAGCCGAGTTAGACAAACGTCACTCCGTCAATCCAAACAGCCTGGCTCACGCAGCTGGAAATGGATCTTGGGATTAATGGTACTTGTAATCATCCTAGTAATCATTACAGGCTAA
- the pepN gene encoding aminopeptidase N, with amino-acid sequence MVVVAPIHLEDYTPWAFSLPTIDLDVNIQSDHVVVSSRFELQPKIPDALLQLRGVDLVIEAIAINEVPLCSSDWVFEDDLLTIAKCPKRSFILSTRCRINPYNNSSLEGLYASCGLLSTQCEAEGFRRISLHPDRPDVLSRWRVRIEASQTSFPVLLSNGNVVTEEFLGSDRHAVIWEDPFPKPSYLFALVAGDLREVRDVYITASGRNVTLRIHVETGDEVFTDHAMASLKRSMAWDESVYNLEYDLDEYNIVAIRHFNMGAMENKSLNIFNSKLILADAETATDTELKRIESVIAHEYFHNWSGNRITCRDWFQLSLKEGLTVFRDQSFTADLHSAAVKRIEDVVMLRNAQFSEDAGPTAHPVKPSKYQAIDNFYTTTIYEKGAELIRMLHTLLGKKRFMRGMATYVNRFDGMAATTEDFVQAIADGACSNGQPLGFDLEQFRQWYYQAGTPQLKVEYQWNEALGQMTVQFRQTTLPTPGQLEKQPLVLPLAVALIGPEGRVGEEQLVVMESEAMTIKLQGEANVPAPALSLPRRFSAPLKIQIEQSLKENLQLLAMDDDPFCRWNAGQSLTGQVILARARGERKHKVESALIKAIAQRMAACRPKESADLATLLALPGMAELEALETPVDPLTLYKAMRSWISELGRQLQSPLNHLLSFSRRDWSLAWPEGQGGRALTGLAWSWLIAAGDKEARREALEAVAGPSMTLARAALRALQPLELVERDQALNCFYERWHNKPIIFDAWLALEASTPRVDGLKRVQQLLNHSHFDPLAPNSLRAVLGGFAANVPAFHALDGSGYRFMADQVAAIDTRNPITASRMAKVFSRYKSYGLERQQVMREAIDRLASHTLSINTAEVVQLLSL; translated from the coding sequence ATGGTCGTTGTTGCTCCCATCCATTTAGAGGACTACACACCCTGGGCTTTCAGTCTTCCTACAATCGATCTAGATGTAAACATCCAGTCTGATCATGTTGTTGTGAGTAGCCGTTTTGAACTGCAGCCAAAAATACCTGATGCATTATTACAACTACGCGGTGTTGACCTAGTAATCGAGGCAATTGCCATCAATGAAGTACCCTTATGTTCCTCAGATTGGGTATTTGAGGATGACCTTCTCACGATTGCAAAGTGTCCGAAACGTTCGTTCATTTTATCAACTCGCTGTCGAATTAATCCTTATAACAACAGCTCGCTAGAAGGTCTTTATGCTAGTTGTGGGTTGCTTAGCACACAGTGCGAAGCTGAAGGATTCCGTCGGATTAGCCTGCATCCCGACCGTCCAGATGTGCTCAGTCGATGGCGGGTACGAATCGAGGCGTCACAAACTAGTTTTCCTGTGTTGCTTAGTAATGGCAATGTTGTAACCGAAGAGTTTTTAGGGTCAGATCGTCATGCGGTGATTTGGGAAGACCCTTTTCCAAAACCATCTTATCTCTTTGCTTTAGTGGCTGGTGATTTGCGTGAGGTTCGCGATGTTTACATTACGGCTTCAGGAAGAAATGTAACGCTACGTATTCATGTAGAAACCGGTGACGAGGTCTTTACAGATCATGCCATGGCATCATTAAAGCGATCGATGGCTTGGGATGAGTCTGTCTATAACCTAGAATATGACCTTGATGAATACAACATTGTTGCTATACGTCACTTCAATATGGGTGCGATGGAAAATAAAAGTCTCAATATCTTTAATTCAAAGCTTATTCTTGCTGATGCTGAGACGGCAACTGATACTGAGTTAAAGCGCATCGAAAGTGTTATAGCCCATGAGTACTTTCATAATTGGAGTGGTAATCGGATTACCTGCCGAGATTGGTTTCAGCTTTCCTTAAAAGAAGGACTCACTGTTTTCCGTGATCAAAGCTTCACGGCAGATTTACATTCAGCTGCAGTGAAGCGTATTGAAGATGTCGTAATGTTACGCAACGCGCAATTCTCCGAAGATGCCGGCCCTACCGCTCATCCAGTAAAGCCATCTAAATATCAAGCAATAGATAACTTTTATACGACAACAATTTATGAAAAAGGGGCCGAATTAATCCGGATGCTTCACACCTTACTGGGTAAAAAGCGCTTTATGCGTGGGATGGCGACCTATGTGAATCGTTTCGATGGAATGGCTGCTACCACAGAAGATTTTGTACAGGCCATCGCTGATGGTGCTTGTTCTAATGGTCAACCGCTTGGTTTTGATCTGGAGCAGTTTCGACAGTGGTATTACCAAGCGGGCACACCCCAATTGAAAGTGGAATATCAATGGAACGAGGCGCTTGGACAGATGACGGTCCAGTTTAGGCAGACGACCTTACCCACCCCGGGTCAGCTCGAGAAACAACCGCTTGTGTTGCCGTTGGCAGTGGCTCTAATTGGTCCTGAGGGAAGAGTTGGCGAAGAGCAGTTAGTGGTTATGGAAAGCGAAGCAATGACTATCAAACTTCAAGGCGAGGCAAACGTCCCTGCCCCGGCACTGTCTTTGCCACGCCGTTTTTCGGCTCCGCTAAAGATCCAGATAGAACAATCTTTGAAGGAAAATCTGCAACTTTTAGCTATGGATGACGACCCGTTCTGTCGCTGGAACGCGGGTCAGAGCCTAACTGGCCAAGTTATTCTGGCACGAGCACGAGGTGAACGCAAACACAAAGTAGAAAGCGCTCTGATTAAGGCAATAGCTCAGCGAATGGCTGCTTGTCGACCCAAGGAGAGTGCTGATCTAGCTACGCTTCTAGCCCTGCCAGGCATGGCCGAGTTAGAGGCCTTGGAGACCCCGGTGGATCCTTTGACTCTCTACAAAGCCATGCGTTCATGGATATCGGAGCTTGGTCGCCAACTCCAATCTCCTTTGAATCATCTGTTGAGTTTCAGTCGTCGCGACTGGTCGCTGGCCTGGCCCGAAGGCCAGGGGGGCCGTGCGTTGACAGGCTTGGCTTGGAGTTGGCTGATAGCAGCAGGTGATAAGGAAGCCCGTCGCGAGGCGCTCGAGGCGGTTGCTGGTCCATCAATGACCCTAGCCCGGGCAGCTCTACGTGCCTTGCAGCCACTTGAGTTAGTAGAGCGTGATCAAGCTCTTAATTGCTTTTATGAGAGATGGCACAACAAGCCGATCATCTTCGATGCATGGTTGGCACTTGAGGCCTCAACTCCGAGGGTGGATGGACTCAAGCGCGTACAGCAACTGCTAAATCATTCCCATTTTGACCCTCTGGCGCCCAACTCGCTGCGTGCAGTACTCGGTGGTTTTGCCGCCAATGTTCCTGCGTTCCATGCTTTAGATGGCAGTGGCTATCGGTTTATGGCCGATCAGGTGGCCGCGATAGATACCCGCAACCCGATTACGGCTTCCCGCATGGCGAAGGTATTTAGTCGCTATAAAAGTTATGGTCTTGAGCGTCAGCAAGTAATGCGCGAGGCAATCGACCGGTTGGCTTCTCACACTCTTTCCATTAATACTGCTGAAGTGGTACAGTTACTTAGCCTGTAA
- a CDS encoding histidine kinase — MVDDGLKGRQQLELLLVAARHHLSGQDLRGLVSYLEREDVGFEITLQVADPTQQPELLELHRLIVTPALVKLVPSPKQVFAGSNILEQLKGWIPRWKQDGVVSGLGLRLRPAELDGSRTQKELQLEDQLLVLRQENETLIDRIHAQERLLRMVAHELRTPLTAAALALQSQRLGQIDMDRFQDVVTRRLEEMEALSKDLLEVGTTRWETLFNPQRLDLASVSAEVILELEKLWLGRNVEIRTDIPSDLPKVFADQRRMRQVLLNLLENALKYTGNGGHIALAMLHRTSQWVEVSVCDSGPGIPKEEHQRIFLDRVRLPQTSDRTTGFGVGLSVCRRIVEVHGGRIWVVSEPDEGACFTFTVPIWQG, encoded by the coding sequence TTGGTCGATGACGGTCTTAAAGGACGCCAGCAGCTGGAGTTGTTGCTAGTAGCCGCCCGTCACCATCTTTCCGGCCAAGATTTGCGTGGTCTGGTGAGTTACCTTGAGCGAGAAGATGTCGGTTTTGAAATTACCCTTCAGGTAGCAGACCCAACCCAACAGCCGGAGCTACTAGAGCTACATCGACTGATCGTGACGCCAGCTCTAGTCAAGCTTGTGCCGTCTCCCAAACAAGTGTTTGCAGGCAGCAATATCCTCGAACAGCTCAAAGGGTGGATTCCCCGCTGGAAACAAGACGGCGTGGTGAGCGGACTGGGACTCAGATTACGACCGGCTGAACTCGACGGCAGCCGAACCCAAAAAGAGCTGCAGCTCGAGGATCAGTTGCTAGTCCTGCGTCAGGAAAATGAAACCCTTATCGACCGCATTCATGCACAGGAGCGGCTGTTGCGAATGGTAGCCCATGAGCTACGCACTCCTCTAACAGCAGCGGCTCTAGCTCTACAAAGTCAACGGCTAGGGCAGATCGACATGGATCGCTTTCAGGATGTCGTCACCAGACGCCTTGAAGAGATGGAAGCTCTCTCAAAAGACCTTTTGGAGGTTGGTACTACCCGCTGGGAAACCCTCTTTAATCCTCAGCGACTCGATTTGGCCAGTGTTTCGGCAGAGGTGATCCTCGAACTGGAAAAACTTTGGCTTGGTCGCAACGTGGAAATACGGACCGATATTCCAAGCGATCTTCCCAAAGTTTTTGCCGATCAGCGCCGGATGCGCCAAGTACTGCTCAATTTATTGGAAAATGCTCTCAAATACACCGGCAACGGAGGACATATCGCTCTAGCTATGCTTCATCGAACCAGTCAATGGGTGGAAGTGAGCGTTTGCGACAGTGGCCCTGGGATACCCAAAGAAGAACATCAGCGCATTTTTCTCGATCGTGTGCGGTTACCACAAACTTCGGATCGCACTACAGGCTTTGGGGTGGGACTGTCAGTTTGTAGACGGATTGTGGAGGTCCATGGCGGCCGAATTTGGGTTGTCTCAGAACCAGATGAAGGAGCTTGCTTCACTTTCACTGTACCGATTTGGCAAGGATAG
- a CDS encoding SRPBCC family protein: MERLPQGVRRLAAQLRTPLSFEELWGVLTDYENLSAFIPNLSSSRLIQRDGDTVWLQQVGSQQLLGLRFSAQVQLELTEFRSKGLLSFKMVKGDFRRFEGSWQVCKLSDGCSLVYGLTVQGCIGMPIALIEERLRDDLSSNLRAVMLEAKRRQN, translated from the coding sequence ATGGAGCGTTTGCCCCAGGGCGTGCGTCGTCTTGCTGCCCAGTTGAGGACACCTTTAAGTTTCGAAGAATTATGGGGAGTGCTCACTGACTACGAAAATCTGTCTGCATTTATTCCAAATCTCAGCTCTAGCCGGCTCATCCAGCGTGATGGAGACACAGTCTGGCTTCAGCAGGTGGGCAGTCAGCAGTTACTAGGGCTGCGTTTCTCGGCTCAGGTTCAGTTGGAACTCACAGAATTTCGTTCCAAAGGTCTTCTCAGTTTCAAAATGGTGAAAGGAGATTTTCGGCGTTTTGAAGGTTCTTGGCAAGTCTGTAAGCTGTCGGACGGATGCTCTTTAGTCTACGGGCTTACCGTTCAAGGCTGTATTGGCATGCCTATAGCCTTGATTGAGGAGCGACTGCGTGATGACCTGTCAAGCAATCTCCGAGCTGTGATGTTGGAAGCCAAACGTCGTCAAAACTGA
- a CDS encoding FAD-binding oxidoreductase, whose product MRVFQAGSGYSTSGLFTVVASGRQAGSRPSVVQTYTVAFCQLSTIFKQTTSSGAQILSVTPVSQGRPATLVESASAPTKKAASASAPTKKAASASAPTKKAASASAPTKKVASKKSMASSVPKKKSHATIPVNIYKPRTPFVGTVTENYSLLKEGAIGRVQHITFDLAGGNPHLEYVEGQSIGIIPEGEDAKGKPHKLRLYSIASTRHGDNYQNNTVSLCVRQLEYKNEAGEQIYGVCSTYLCEIEPGAKVKITGPVGKEMLLPEDEDANIIMLATGTGIAPMRTYLRRMFESRERKTNGWKFRGKAWLFMGAPKTANLLYDADFNHYLGQYPDNFRYTKAISREQQNAKGGRMYIQDRVLEYAEEIFSMIENPKTHVYMCGLRGMEPGIDEAMTKAAAAKGLDWSDLRPRLKKADRWHVETY is encoded by the coding sequence ATGCGGGTGTTTCAAGCAGGGTCAGGCTATTCCACGTCGGGCCTGTTCACTGTTGTTGCCAGTGGTCGTCAAGCTGGCTCACGCCCCTCTGTGGTACAGACTTACACCGTGGCTTTTTGTCAACTCTCCACGATTTTTAAGCAAACCACCAGCTCTGGAGCGCAGATTCTTTCAGTAACACCAGTAAGCCAAGGGCGTCCTGCGACTCTTGTAGAATCTGCAAGCGCACCTACTAAGAAAGCTGCCTCTGCAAGCGCACCTACTAAGAAAGCTGCCTCTGCAAGCGCACCTACTAAGAAAGCTGCCTCTGCAAGCGCACCTACTAAGAAAGTGGCCTCTAAAAAATCCATGGCATCTAGCGTCCCGAAGAAGAAGTCTCACGCCACCATTCCGGTCAATATCTATAAGCCCAGGACACCATTCGTGGGCACGGTGACGGAGAACTACTCATTACTCAAAGAGGGTGCAATTGGTCGGGTGCAACACATCACCTTTGACCTTGCCGGAGGAAATCCCCATCTTGAATATGTTGAGGGGCAAAGTATTGGCATCATTCCCGAAGGAGAAGATGCGAAGGGTAAGCCACACAAGTTGCGTCTCTATTCAATCGCCAGCACACGTCATGGTGACAATTATCAGAATAATACAGTCTCGCTGTGTGTTCGTCAGCTCGAATATAAAAACGAAGCTGGTGAACAAATTTACGGTGTTTGCTCGACTTATTTATGCGAAATAGAACCTGGGGCCAAGGTAAAAATTACTGGCCCCGTCGGTAAAGAGATGCTCTTACCTGAAGATGAAGACGCCAATATCATTATGTTAGCCACAGGTACGGGCATTGCTCCGATGCGTACTTACCTACGCCGCATGTTTGAGTCGCGCGAGCGCAAAACAAACGGTTGGAAATTCCGAGGTAAAGCATGGTTGTTCATGGGTGCACCTAAAACCGCTAACTTGCTCTACGACGCTGATTTCAACCATTACCTCGGGCAATACCCTGATAATTTCCGTTACACCAAGGCTATCAGTCGCGAACAACAAAATGCCAAAGGAGGTCGCATGTACATCCAAGACCGTGTTTTGGAATACGCTGAAGAGATTTTCTCGATGATTGAAAACCCTAAAACCCATGTCTACATGTGTGGTCTTCGAGGAATGGAACCCGGGATTGATGAAGCGATGACAAAAGCAGCCGCTGCTAAGGGGTTGGACTGGTCAGACTTGCGTCCCCGGCTTAAAAAAGCTGATCGCTGGCATGTTGAAACCTATTAA